The sequence below is a genomic window from Bacteroidota bacterium.
GTCATGCAAACACCCGAGTTTCAAATTGTTTAATCTCTTTCCGATCATGGTCCACCGGTTAATCAGTGGGCTATGATGAAAAGTTCACAGATCAAAAAAAATAAAATGAGTAATTATTCAAGAAAAGATTTTATAAAACTTGCCGGGCTTGTTTCGGCATCCATGTTATTGCCGAATTTTCTTCGCGGAAATAACAAGCATGCGGCAAAACTCATCAATAAATTATCGCTTCCGCAAACGAACGGGAACCGGCTTGTTGTCATCCAGTTTTCCGGTGGCAATGACGGGCTCAACACGATCGTTCCTTTTGCCGATGATCTTTATCACAGCAATCGGCCCGGACTCGGATTGAGTGGTGCAGAAATTATTAAGATCAATGATCAGCTTGCATTCAATAATAATCTTGCAGGCCTCGCCGATCTTCACAACGAAGCGCATGTTGCATTACTGAACAGTGTGGGTTATCCGAATCCGAATCGTTCGCATTTCCGCTCGATGGATATCTGGCAAAGCGCGTCGGATGAAAATAAATATCTGCAAACCGGGTGGATCGGCCGCTGGCTGGATGCGACGTGCGATCCGAAAAATATTAAACCACATCTCGCGCTTGAGATGGATGAAACGCTGAGTCTTGCGCTCAAAGGAGAAACGATGAACGGACTCGCGATGAGAAATCCGGGACGGCTGGAATTAATTTTAAAAGATCCGCTGATGGAAACCATTGGTGAAGCGTGGACGCCGCACGATGATGATCATCACAACGTGGAATATTTGCATAAAACACTTGCGGAAGTTTCGAAGAGCGCAGGATATCTTCACGAACATTTGTTCAAGCACAATGCGAAAGCAATTTATCCGCAGCATGCATTCGGGCAACAAATGAAACTTGTTGCAGAATTAATTCTTGCCGATTGCGAAACGCCCGTCTACTACGTTTCACTTCCCGGATTCGATACGCACGCCGCGCAAAAAGACCACCAGAATAAACAACTGAAAGTTTACGGCGATACGATGAAAGCATTTGCGCAGGATATGAAAGATTCAGGATTATGGAACAACACACTTGTGATGACATTCTCGGAATTCGGAAGAAGAGTGAAACAGAATGCGAGCAAAGGAACAGATCACGGCACTGCGAATGTGATGATGTTTGCAGGAGGATCGCTGAAAAAAAATGGTGCACTCAATGCTGCGCCTGATCTTTCTGATCTCGACAACGGCGATCTGAAATTCAAAGTTGATTTCCGGCAAGTGTATGCAACTGTGATGCAGAATTGGCTCGGAGCAAATTCGGAAATTATTCTCGGGAATTCTTTTCCGACTCTGGATTTTGTTTAGAGTGGAGGGAGGAGAATTTCAATCAAAACATTTTTAAATTTTCCTCGCTCCTTTTTCCCAACGCTTCACTCAATCTCAAATTCCGCTTCTACTTCGTAGCGCATTTTTATATCCTGCGGAGAACCTGCGGGTGCGGCTGAAGAAGAATTGTAAGTGACGTTGCTGTTGGAAGTTTGCGAAGGCTGCCAGCTCCAATAAGAATTCGCATCATCTTTTTCTGTGATGCTCACCACATCACCAAGTTCATGATTGATCTGCTTGAGCATGTTGCTTGCTTTGTCCTGCGCATTCTTCAGCGCCTGTGCTTTCAGATCTTTTCTCATCTGTTGTTCTTTCGATGATTTGAAATCGCCGAGCGTCATGGACTCTACGCCTTTTGTATCGATCGTTTGAACAATTTCCACTGCTTTATCGAAATCTCTGAATTTTATGCTGAGTGTTTTTTCGAGATGCACGGGTTTTTTATCTGCATTTGTATAATCGCCGTAGTAATCGGCCGAATACCAGCTCCAGGAAGTATTCATCATACTGAAGTGAATGCAACTGTCGGCAAT
It includes:
- a CDS encoding DUF1501 domain-containing protein — its product is MSNYSRKDFIKLAGLVSASMLLPNFLRGNNKHAAKLINKLSLPQTNGNRLVVIQFSGGNDGLNTIVPFADDLYHSNRPGLGLSGAEIIKINDQLAFNNNLAGLADLHNEAHVALLNSVGYPNPNRSHFRSMDIWQSASDENKYLQTGWIGRWLDATCDPKNIKPHLALEMDETLSLALKGETMNGLAMRNPGRLELILKDPLMETIGEAWTPHDDDHHNVEYLHKTLAEVSKSAGYLHEHLFKHNAKAIYPQHAFGQQMKLVAELILADCETPVYYVSLPGFDTHAAQKDHQNKQLKVYGDTMKAFAQDMKDSGLWNNTLVMTFSEFGRRVKQNASKGTDHGTANVMMFAGGSLKKNGALNAAPDLSDLDNGDLKFKVDFRQVYATVMQNWLGANSEIILGNSFPTLDFV
- a CDS encoding SIMPL domain-containing protein, giving the protein MKKLLLLILIPGLLFFSSCSHRRVRVNEKERTITVTGSADATLTPDEVTMTINIGEYYKEQFDPNIKPKDYKTLVKLDEIEKPIMDLLKKNGIADSCIHFSMMNTSWSWYSADYYGDYTNADKKPVHLEKTLSIKFRDFDKAVEIVQTIDTKGVESMTLGDFKSSKEQQMRKDLKAQALKNAQDKASNMLKQINHELGDVVSITEKDDANSYWSWQPSQTSNSNVTYNSSSAAPAGSPQDIKMRYEVEAEFEIE